Within Telopea speciosissima isolate NSW1024214 ecotype Mountain lineage chromosome 8, Tspe_v1, whole genome shotgun sequence, the genomic segment agAGAATTAAACTCAAGTTGTGGGACCTTAGGGCTTTAGGAGGTGTTTATATAATCACACtcaagcccccccccccccttgcatAATCATTATTAGAGtgggaaggagaggaggggGAGTCGGTCACTTAAAGTAAtcgaccctctctctctctctttgtcgcTGGTAGCGGGCAGCTGCCCCGGGTGGGCACCCCGAACCGGACTCGGTTCCTATTAACATAGTATCCAATCTTTAATTGGTTTTAGTCTAAGaccaaatcgaatcgaaccgatTGAATCCAATACCCAAAAAATGGATAAGAAACTGAATCCAACCATATATAGAATATTGGTTTCTGTTTTAtgaaaaaaacattaaaaaaacaaaaaaaacaaaaaacaaaaactgtaTCGGTTAGTTTGGATCTCAAACCAAAATATCTGAAACCAATTGAGATCGACCATTTGAAACCCCTGCAATCAACCCCCCCGAGTGCCTTTACTATAAAACTAATTCCAAACCAAACACACTCCCTTcaaagataataataataatagggagagggataggcacaccaCCCAACACTTATCTAATGGAAGGCACCATTGGAGAATGGGGAAAACATCATGTAGGAGAggcagagaagagagagatagacacatagggtacTTTCTTATGATACGCCAGTGATGTGTTCAATCTTTTCCCATAATAATAACACTTAGATGGCTTTTCGCTCATGTGGGAAGAAATCTACACGCCAAACCAATAGTTGTCCAATGATTATCCCAAAAAATTGTAGAGATCATTCACGTTGGTCATATACTAAGagtagaagagagaaattttatttataaaaaaaatcacatatgAGAGAGAAATTGCACTCATAATGAGGAGTTTTCCCTAATATAATAAAGGGTTGATGTTCTCCcacctccatgtgtctgggcgcagcctgcgccaccggcacagaaaacattctccctaataAAACCTCATCCAATTATCCAAATCTAATGCATTTTATAGGCTAATTTAAGTTTTAGAATTGCAGGTCGTACGTAACATTACTTAAACCAGAAATTTCTAATCCACAGAAACTGAAAATGACAGGAGCTAAAACCTCCATCACAGGAAACCAAAATAATGCTTTCAATGGAAGAATTATTAGAAGCCCAGTTGATATTTTTAGTGAATCCCTCGTTAAAGGTAAGAACTCCTCAAAGCATGCAAAAGCTCACCaaccagaaaaacaaaaataacaagaTTGAAGGAGTAGAAACACCTCGACTGTTAATTTTGTTCCAAAAGTAACAAACAAACACCATTAAACAACATTAAGTCATGAATCACCATTTCCTTCTTAGCTTCCCCCCAACAACACTGTACAACCATGGAATCACCTAACCTAATGtgatctgatctgatctgatctAATCTATTTTAATCTAATCTAATATAATCTAAATTGATACCTTATCCCCACCACTTCCCCACCTTCCAACTGTGATTTGttcttaattattaattttttcccACTTTTCAAACAAGAGAAAATTATTTATTCTCAGGCAACACTGATAATGCTTCCACCATTGGAATCAAGATCGCCGGCGTTAAAGTTTGGCATAGCCTGGAAAGCAGAGTGCCTCGACGATTGCTGCTGATCGGGTGATGTGGAAAGCTTAAGAGATAGTGGTGAAGAATCTACGGGTGAATTCTGGTTCAGATTAAGATCCGCCATTCTCGACGAAGGAGGAACCGGTATCACAGGTGTCGGACGGACTAGCTTCGTAGGAGTATCGTTGCTACCGCTGCTTCCAGTAAGCGTCATTGGATATGCCGGCACCGGAAAACCCATGTTGCAGTTTATCGGCGGTGGTGGTAAGTCTGCCTGAGTTGTGTTCTCCTGGAGgatttgttcttcttcattcccCGATCCCATGAACTATCCAccaagaataagaagaaaaaaaaggttttatCAACATAAGATTTAGGTTTTGAAATTAAAAAGGGGGAAATTTTTTTCTGAGAAGTACCGTATCGGGGGTCATGTCAAAGAGGCTAGATCGGCGACGTCTCCGGTTGAGGTTGCTTCGCCGGAGGAAGTACTTCTGGGCATGGCTAGCGACCTGTGTAGGCGTACGAGTCTTGACGAAGTTTCTAGAAATACCTCTCCAGTCTCCCTTCCCAACCTTCTGCAAACCTAGTAGGAAAAGCCTGTGTTCTTCCTCTGTCCATGGAACTCCtgataataattaaattaatttaattaactttcaataataataaaaattgaaattgaagatCGATCTGGAAGTGAAATCACACCTCTCTTGCGCTCGCGATGGCCGGCGGAAGAGTGGACAACATCGTCAGAGGCGTAGCCAGAGGCAAGATCGGCGTTAGGATCGTGAGGTTGTTCGTATTGCGAGAGGTTGTTCATACTGACGACTTTACGCATAGAATTGTTGAGGGAATTGGAGTTGGAACCTTCGGTGACTCGTACACCGAAAAGCATGAacccaccaccatctccaccggCGGTTTCGGCGCAAGTGCGAGAGTTGTGGCCGTTATTGCCGCACTGAGAGCAGCAACGCGACATCTTCTTAGATTAAAGCCAACCAAACGAAGAGGACTTTTGACAAACACAGAGTTGGGTTGTTTCTGAACTGCTTCTCTCTTCGTTTGCTTTTTGGGTTTCCTCAAAACAAACGAAGGAATCTCAAATCGTACGATAATAAGCGAAGGGTACAGAAATAAAGGAaggagcgagagagagagagatgcagggaAGGTGAAAGGATGGAGAGGGTGATGATATTAGTAAGgggaagagggagggagggactAGGGAGGGTTTTGATATTGTCCTTTCGTGTTATAACCAGAACATGAATCAGGACCGTTCAATCAAGCATCAAAATCTACAGCTACTGCTACAGTGTatcaatttgaaaaataatccAATGTTATATAATGGGAATAGTGGAGTTTATGTGTTTAATCTCTGACCCTTCGTTTTCACAAGTGGGATGGAAAGAACGTGATTTAATTATCTTGGGAACGATGTTCTGCGGCAACTTCACCCTGCAGCACGGCTTCCTTTGACTGGAATGGGATACGGTCCTTAGGTCCTACTGAGCCGCCGCGGCAAAGCCCAATTCATGCCATTGCTTGGCCAATCCAAGACGGTTATTTCGTGGGTCCATCTCTCTCGCCCCATTCGATACGGCAGAAGAGATatgttagattttttttatttattattatttatttaatattattcGTTGCGAGTGGAGTGGActtgaaaagaaagagagaataaagagaaaataaaaagtctACTTGTTGTGTGTGTCTGAGTCTCTGAGAATAGtcagaattttgttttttttttttaataaataaataaaatttctgaTCAAAGATGTCTTCCTCAACAGTTGAAAGATCCCACAGTTGTACGGCTGAGATAGAAAATTAGATGAAGAATTTAGATGATGTAGGAGTGAAGACTGTTCTCCAACGCACCTAGTACGAGAGTATGTCCCCACCACAAACGCAACGGCGAAGACTTCACCTTCAGGCTTCATCCCAAAGGCTCAATTCAAACCAACCCCCATTGATGGCCGAGTGTGGTAGGGGTCAAGAGGTCGACACCTGGCAAGTGCAACATCTAATGGTCCAAAGTCGATTGagtcaggtttttttttcttttcttctcaaacttTGTACCGTTAAATGTCAAGCCTGCCAGGTGTTGAGCTCTCAGTCTCGAATTGAATTGCACTGCACTTTGTGTAAATCCATCGTCATTGGAAAGACTTCACATGCTTTGTATAAATCCCTCGTCATCACCTATGGGCATCATGTCATTCTCGTGCagacatggtttgaggtatctgTATCATATTGTATTTTATTGATACATATTGGTTTTACTAGTCATCGATCTCAATACCGTGTCAATTGTCAATTGTCAATAACATATCGGTGAAATAGTTCAAACAAGGGGTAAAGCAgtcaaaatctatttttaaggaaaatcaagggcaaATTTGTCTGATCTGTACAAATAacatatcaatatcgtatcgattttgtaGGTGACTAATACCTGATCTGATACCATGCACTAGAACCATGTGTAGGGGGTTGCGTTAATCGGTTCAATTTCAATTAGAAGGTTCAAGTATCTTGTTttggaaagaataaaaaaagttaTAGTTCAAAGTTAACAATGTATATTTAATCACTTGGATTCATAAGCATGAATATTTAACAAGTGTTCCAAATTTGCTTATGACTTAATGAAACTTTATGTCTTTTATCTTTGAAAATCcaattgcttcttttttttcatcatATATTCATATCTAAACAAGTTATAAATAGGATTGTTCCACATAGAACTTTCCTTTGTGGACCTTTGGCTTTTACAATGCTTTTTGTGGCAGCctacaaaccctaactctaaacTAGTAATACAATTTAGAGTAAATTAGGTTTTGTACTAACTGAACGGTTTCACCCTTGAAATCGAACTGAATCGAGAAAAGATTCCTtgttttaaaatcaaaatcaaactaattcttcttcaattcaattAGATGACCTTTTTTAAACTGATGAttttactttcaattttttattttggttccaaattgacacccttaggagAAGCATAGGAGCTTCTAGGCCAACGCAAGCCACGTGTGGTATTCCAAATTAGATTGTATGTATAATAAATCCACTGTCTTTGCAGTTATTCAGTTAAAATCATTGTAGGAAAATCATGTTTTGATTCGGATGAAtgagttaaaaataaaaatatattcaaAATATAGTTAGACAAACAAGTTTTGACTCAGACTAATGGATAGACTGAATGTTGATAAGATTGACAGTAGATACAACCACTAAATGGTGAATGAATGAGActcaaattttcattttggaGAAGATTGCAACAACAGACGATGGAAGCCAGAGATGAGGTGATTCTCATTCAACAGAACAATTTCTCTTACGTCAAAAGGTTTTGAAGAGGACGAGTCGAATTGAAAAACATAGataattttccaactatgattcaAAAGTCTTGTTCTCTCTCCATAgtgtttaaaaaaaacaaaaaagcactTGGACTCAGCTTGATTCAGCCGAATCACTAGATTTTATTCAATACAAGTAGGGTTTAAAAAACATATATGATTATTCAAGAATGTTTAAAATTTCTACAATaatttaaggggaaaaaaatagttTTCCACACAATCAATGTATTATATACATCCACACTACCTCATgaatcttttattattttttatctctTTCCCCAATCAAAGGGGTCTCAGATGGATGGTATAGTTCTCTACACAATCATTGGTAGTCCTTATGaaggattgggctcctctcccgCGTACCAACAAGCTGGAGATCATCCAACATGACAGCAGGCATCAATGCATAACCTAGGTGTCATTACGGCACAGATCGATGAAGCACAACTGAGATGTGATGGATATGCAATGGAGAGAAAGATGGAAATCCTCATTCCTAGCTCGATCCGTGCCATCTAATTGACACCTAAGCTACGTGTCGACGCCTGCTGTTGCGGTGGACGATCTCCAACTTGGGGGTGCATTGAACAGGACCGGAATCCAGTTCTTATGAATCtatcagaaaaattaaaaaaattaaaaaagatgaGAAAGGAACGAAAAGGAATGGTTGGAGGAGAAGAGTGTGTATGGACCGTTGGCTCCGAATATTCGGGGATGGTTTGAGAAATATCCTTGTCGCTATGGTGACGTCTCTCATGTACTGGACATGGGCCGGGAGGATAATGGGTCGTGGTAGTTAGGGCCCACTATCagtctctccttttctctctctctctctctctctctatcaatGGTTGCAtgtttatgtgtgtgtgtgtggtattAGTGGTACCTTTTTTGCttatttttttaactttgtTTAGTTCCCTTATTAATAGTTAATTATATTCTAACCAAAtatcttaataataataatttaccTAATACTAACAACAATAATATTATATTGTATTTGAGATACGCATATGTGAGGAAGTGTGTTTTACACATGTGTTATTCACGTTCTCTCACTTTCTTCAACTTGagaactttttctttctttctttttccaatgGAAAATGGGCCCTTTTTCTATGGTGTTCTTGTAAATCCTGTCTActactttgttttcttttggatGGGCTTTTGTCGCGGCATTTTCCTATCCATATCGATGGAGGGTTACATCATTGATTGACACTTGAGACTTCAAAGAATCCACTAAAAAACTTTCCTtttccattcaaatttttttttaaaataatttagatTTTTCAGATCCACTTCACTCATTCTCCACCGTTGTTTCACACTTAATTAATCATTTGTTTAGTATTAATTTTCGGTTTGACAAAAATCATGGGCCCCCATTGGACCCTCTCTTTTACTAGTGTTTTCctacccaaaagaaaattataaacAGCCAATAACAGGGAGCGAAATGGTATATTTTATGAGGAGTGAGAAAAGAATTCACATATTTaatgagaagaaagagattaTGAGAGAAAAGTATACACTGACACCGtgtactttctttttctttaaactcTTTGGACCACCTTTCCTATTGATTGTGACTTCATTTCTTTTATAAAATTTGTGTTAGATGCATTTGgataaaattaaatgaaaaaaaataatagaaaataaaatattccatGGAGAAATCCTAACATTAatgaattaaaatattatttaggACTTGTTAATGTTTGTGTTacttatttttatataattttagtTGGATCAAATGAAGGTATAATCAATTTGATCCATATTGGATATTATTCAGTAAGATTAGTACCTTATTTGAAGGCTATACTTGAATCGGATTTTAATCAaaatttaatcttttttttttgtagaaaattttAATCTATTGACAACCCTAATTTTGGATTAGGTCCTCAAGTCATATATGAATTAGGATTTTATAATTCTTAAGTGCACAAGTAGCCAAGATTTATTCCTAGACTATTTAAGGGGCTTTTTGATTAGAAGTAAAGTGAATTAAATAGCCTAGTAGAGCGAAGTAAAATCAACATTTTTTATGAGTCCTTCTAGGTGGCACTATatctagtgaagtataatgcttcactatttgctaCGTAGCGGTATATGAATTGGTCAATGTAATAGAAGACCCCACAAACATCTCAATGatcaaattttaatccaaattttgttgttttttcttaTGAGGCGAAGATGGGATGAAAGTGATGGAATTTTCTTGAATGGCCAAAAATACAAGGACAATGAATAAAGTAATAGAACAAAACTCAAATAATTTGGATGGTTTGAGATCATCTAATATGCATCCAATGTAGTGAAAGTTATATACATCTTTATAAGAATAAGGATCGTTgtgttgtttgaggtggcatggccatgtccaACGTAAATCTTGGGATGCTCCAATACAaatgagtgatttgattcagattgaaggaactaaaataATCctagaagaagtgaagaaagacatgcataacttaggcttcgtatcatgtatgacttcaaataaaattgactagagagcaaggatccatgttactgatcccatttaattgggataaggctatatTATTGTTGTTCTGTAAcacaaataaaaattttagaaaGGCAGGGGAGGTCCGTGTATTTAAAGCAAAGGTCAAGGGAGGTCATAGTAATATACTAAAAGGGGCATGATTATCTGTGCCACAGTGCAGGCTGCCCCCACCCtcatgaccaccctgcccctttgagtggcaggcccatgtacGTGGGCGCACCCTGCACTgcagcacagaaaacattctccctccACTAAAAAGAGATATATTTTGTTAAGTTCATAATTAACACATTTCTAATTTCTTTattagaaagaaaattaaaaggggGACGGGGGGTTGGAGGAGGTGGTTGATGTGGTTCATTTGCCTGCTCAGCTAGCATAGGGAGTAGGTATGACCACAAGTGTGATGGCAGTGGAACTACCTAATGTTTCCTCATAAGCAAACAGTATTGAAAGGTACATGGCATGTGAGT encodes:
- the LOC122670598 gene encoding transcription factor MYB1R1-like, which encodes MSRCCSQCGNNGHNSRTCAETAGGDGGGFMLFGVRVTEGSNSNSLNNSMRKVVSMNNLSQYEQPHDPNADLASGYASDDVVHSSAGHRERKRGVPWTEEEHRLFLLGLQKVGKGDWRGISRNFVKTRTPTQVASHAQKYFLRRSNLNRRRRRSSLFDMTPDTFMGSGNEEEQILQENTTQADLPPPPINCNMGFPVPAYPMTLTGSSGSNDTPTKLVRPTPVIPVPPSSRMADLNLNQNSPVDSSPLSLKLSTSPDQQQSSRHSAFQAMPNFNAGDLDSNGGSIISVA